AAAGCATGGTGTAAACCCTCCATAACAATAATGAAGAGAAGAGGCGACAAGGGGTCACCTTGACGGAGGCCACATTTAAGCAAAAATTCGGAATTTGGGCTACCATTTACAAGTATCGAAGCCCGAGCGGAGGTAAGACATATTTTAATCCAGGATCTCCATTTGCATTCGAATCCCAACTCCGTAAGCATGAAATCTAAATACATCCTGTTCACCGAATCGAAagccttttcaaaatcaactttgaaGATGGCAAGACTTTTCTTCTTTAGTTTGTACCAGTCAATAATCTCACTAAGCATGAGAGGACCGTCAAGAATTTGATGACCCTTTATGAAAGCAGTTTGTTCACAACTGATAACACGATCAATGACAATGGAGAGGTGATTGGCGAGGACCTTGGCAATAATTTTGTAGGAGGAACCAATAAGAGAGATCGGTCGGAAATCTTTGATGTTAACTGGATTCTCCACTTTTGGAATTAAAGTTATAAAAAAAGAGTTGGCGCCCGACGGTAGATAGCCCGTATTCGGAAAATTAAGAACGAGTTTAAAGACATCTTCTTTAACTAGGTCCCAATAATGTTTAAAGAAGAAAAAGGGATAACCATCGGGACCGGGGGCCTTGTCTCCACCGCATTCCAAACAGCTTTTTTAACCTCGTCCATCGATAAATCACCTTCTAACAGTAAACGATCTGATTCATTAAGAGTGTTCGCATTAGTTAAATGCACAAAGTCAGTATGATCAAAAGTAGTCTGATACTTGCTTTTGAAATAATCAAGAAAAGCTCCTTTCACCAAAAAGGGGTCTGATATCCATGAACCATTAATAAGGATGCCTTGAACTGATTGAGAACGATGTTTATTTTTCAGAATGCCATGAAAATACTTAGTGTTATCGTCACCTTCCTTTAACCACTTATCTCGGGATTTCTGCATAATATCGAGATCATATAAATCATCTAGCGTTTGTTTTTCACGGAGAAGATTGACCCGATTACTATGATCAGTATCCGAAGCAGACCCATTGTCGATTCTGTCATCAATCATAATAATGAGTTTAGAGATCTCACTTAATCTGTTATTTTCAGCGTTTCTAGTCCCCTTATACCACTCTTTAATAACAGGTTTCATTGCctttaatttagcaaaaaaaaagAGACATTCGGGTCAGCTGAGTACTCACGTTTGATCAGATCATCAGCACCATTACGAAGAAGCAAAGAGCGAAAGAATTTAAAAGGGGTTGGACCATAGTCCAAATTTTGAAGGTGAAGCAACACAGGGCTGTGATCTGAGCAGCCCCTATCTAGAACTGTGGCATGAACGTCAATCAGAGAATCAGCACAATCTGGGGAAAGCAAGAACCGATCAAGCTTACTTAACTTGGTTCCGAGAAAGTTCATGTAAGTAAACGATCTTCCACCAAGAGGGAGATCCACAAGGTTGGCCTCATCAATAAAAGAGTTAAAAGCATTCGCTTCATTCTGAGAAAATTCTGATCCCAGCCTTTCCTCCTCGCACCTTACAACATTAAAATCTCCAAAGAGCATGAAACGACCCGAG
This genomic window from Rutidosis leptorrhynchoides isolate AG116_Rl617_1_P2 chromosome 2, CSIRO_AGI_Rlap_v1, whole genome shotgun sequence contains:
- the LOC139887767 gene encoding uncharacterized protein, with amino-acid sequence MKPVIKEWYKGTRNAENNRLSEISKLIIMIDDRIDNGSASDTDHSNRVNLLREKQTLDDLYDLDIMQKSRDKWLKEGDDNTKYFHGILKNKHRSQSVQGILINGSWISDPFLVKGAFLDYFKSKYQTTFDHTDFVHLTNANTLNESDRLLLEGDLSMDEVKKAVWNAVETRPPVPMGHQILDGPLMLSEIIDWYKLKKKSLAIFKVDFEKAFDSVNRMYLDFMLTELGFECKWRSWIKICLTSARASILVNGSPNSEFLLKCGLRQGDPLSPLLFIIVMEGLHHAFKDAVSSNLLRGVNMGNLNVSHFMFTDDVVILTDWNHHDVSNIVVILNKFFRASGLKINLSKSCLIGIGEPLAHVTVTASLIGCAASDLPFKYLGFNLGCNMRKSSNWNNIIDKFKNRLSN
- the LOC139887768 gene encoding uncharacterized protein — protein: MNVVTLNICGTKKRRKRVWVNELCFRHNIHFLGLQESKMSRFDLLRIKSLWGNYRFDFACSLSLGRSGGIISIWDTSFFKRSRIWCHQHYVIVKGTWTHFEGDFFMINVYAPQEAVAKATLWNSLLDFIRNHSGRFMLFGDFNVVRCEEERLGSEFSQNEANAFNSFIDEANLVDLPLGGRSFTYMNFLGTKLSKLDRFLLSPDCADSLIDVHATVLDRGCSDHSPVLLHLQNLDYGPTPFKFFRSLLLRNGADDLIKREYSADPNVSFFLLN